In a genomic window of Sulfoacidibacillus ferrooxidans:
- a CDS encoding DUF3388 domain-containing protein gives MAESGEWYFEYHIQKDRFGLLGDVASVLGMLSINIVTVSGVHDRRRGFLLQVNDPARIDTLQAMLSQVDNIIVTALRPPHLMDRLALKHGKLIEREVDDAPYKTYKFTRDDLGLLVDFVGEHLKLSGNQVMGIRGMPRVGKTESMVAASVYAGKRWTFVSSTLLKQTLRTDLTDDELSTDDHVYIIDGIVSTMRGNEDHMRLVRRVLRLNAPKIIEHPDLFVQRTEFSWNLFDRVVELRNSMDEEITYQALEDPLMEG, from the coding sequence TTGGCTGAATCAGGAGAATGGTATTTTGAATATCACATTCAGAAAGATCGCTTTGGATTGCTAGGTGATGTTGCCTCTGTACTGGGTATGCTCTCGATCAATATTGTGACGGTAAGTGGTGTTCACGATAGAAGACGAGGATTTTTACTTCAAGTCAATGATCCGGCGCGTATTGACACGCTTCAAGCCATGCTCTCGCAAGTGGATAATATTATCGTTACCGCACTGCGTCCCCCACATTTAATGGATCGCCTTGCATTAAAGCATGGGAAATTGATTGAACGCGAAGTAGATGATGCTCCATATAAGACATACAAATTTACGCGTGATGATTTAGGTCTATTAGTTGACTTCGTCGGTGAGCATTTAAAGCTATCGGGGAATCAGGTGATGGGTATTCGAGGCATGCCGCGTGTGGGGAAGACGGAGTCTATGGTGGCCGCTAGTGTTTATGCAGGTAAACGCTGGACATTTGTATCATCTACTCTTTTGAAGCAAACTTTACGAACAGATCTTACAGATGATGAGCTAAGTACAGATGATCACGTGTATATCATTGATGGTATTGTGTCGACAATGAGAGGAAACGAGGATCATATGCGGTTGGTGCGCCGGGTATTGCGATTAAATGCTCCTAAAATTATTGAACACCCGGATTTATTTGTACAGCGCACTGAGTTTTCATGGAATTTGTTTGATCGTGTCGTTGAATTGCGCAACTCGATGGATGAAGAGATTACTTACCAAGCGCTAGAAGATCCATTGATGGAGGGATAA
- a CDS encoding YajQ family cyclic di-GMP-binding protein: MAKEASFDIVSNADVQEVINAVHQAQKELQTRFDFKGSKSEINMSDEDIVVVSDDEYKLTSVIDILQTKLIKRGISLKSLDYQVVEPAAKGTVRQTIRIKQGLEQDVAKKIVKIIKDSKLKVQATLQGDQVRVTGKSRDDLQMVIQTLKGEDLAADLQYVNYR, encoded by the coding sequence ATGGCGAAGGAAGCTTCGTTTGATATTGTGTCAAATGCTGATGTGCAAGAGGTGATTAATGCGGTTCATCAGGCGCAAAAGGAATTGCAGACGCGTTTTGATTTTAAGGGCAGTAAGAGTGAGATCAACATGAGCGATGAAGATATTGTCGTTGTGAGTGATGACGAATATAAGCTTACGAGTGTGATTGATATTTTACAGACTAAGCTTATTAAACGTGGAATTTCTTTGAAAAGTTTAGATTATCAAGTGGTTGAGCCTGCTGCCAAGGGGACAGTGCGACAGACCATTCGCATTAAACAAGGTCTTGAGCAAGATGTAGCAAAAAAGATTGTGAAAATCATTAAAGATTCTAAACTAAAGGTGCAGGCAACGTTACAAGGGGATCAAGTACGGGTAACGGGAAAAAGTCGTGATGATCTTCAAATGGTGATACAAACGTTAAAAGGCGAAGATTTAGCGGCAGATTTGCAGTATGTCAATTACCGATGA
- a CDS encoding helix-turn-helix domain-containing protein produces MQENGLGSTRDEVGKERAALRELGNYLRQTRESRNMTLSEVVETTKIRSRYLQAIEEGDLSIMPGIVYARGFIRSYADFLGLDGAKLTAQYLAQKEGAMQGNTTDEAVYRSTPNFVAGTARKQSQTVHADRRQRATQVGRKEERFPWQNKMGILALGVVVLTLIVVITTAMNQPRVTKSAVSVTTSTAHGTAGTTKAKGISKQHVKKSIPTAPKVVLTEVSNTSLSTSFQVASTAPLQLSVTGVSGKCWIQVVGDGQMLVTSAIVAPGQTQSWTAVHSISIDAGASRNISMTINGLPVPLVRSALGGYTYSFVKK; encoded by the coding sequence TTGCAAGAGAACGGATTGGGAAGCACGCGTGATGAGGTAGGAAAAGAACGTGCTGCGTTGCGTGAACTAGGTAATTATTTGCGTCAAACACGTGAGTCACGCAATATGACACTATCAGAGGTAGTGGAAACGACAAAGATCCGCAGTCGCTATCTGCAGGCGATTGAAGAAGGCGATCTCAGTATTATGCCAGGTATAGTCTATGCGCGCGGGTTTATTCGCAGTTATGCAGATTTTTTAGGGTTAGATGGTGCAAAACTCACGGCTCAATATTTGGCCCAAAAGGAAGGTGCCATGCAGGGTAATACAACAGATGAGGCTGTGTATCGTTCTACACCAAATTTTGTAGCGGGGACCGCACGTAAACAGTCACAAACAGTACATGCCGATAGACGGCAAAGGGCGACTCAAGTAGGTAGAAAAGAAGAACGGTTTCCGTGGCAAAACAAAATGGGCATACTTGCACTTGGCGTAGTTGTTTTAACGCTCATTGTGGTCATAACAACTGCTATGAATCAGCCGCGAGTAACCAAGTCAGCGGTTTCTGTGACTACATCGACTGCTCATGGGACGGCGGGTACTACAAAAGCTAAAGGAATTAGTAAACAACATGTGAAAAAGAGTATACCAACAGCACCCAAAGTGGTCCTAACAGAGGTTAGTAACACATCACTTTCTACTTCATTTCAAGTGGCAAGCACCGCACCATTACAACTATCTGTTACCGGGGTATCAGGTAAGTGCTGGATTCAGGTTGTTGGCGACGGACAAATGCTGGTGACAAGTGCAATTGTGGCACCTGGTCAGACTCAATCATGGACTGCAGTTCATTCTATTTCGATTGACGCAGGGGCTAGCAGAAATATTTCCATGACGATCAATGGATTACCTGTACCGCTTGTTCGATCAGCACTTGGAGGATATACGTATTCCTTTGTGAAAAAATAG